From Longimicrobium sp., one genomic window encodes:
- a CDS encoding NEW3 domain-containing protein, translating to DLRQGELRRPVMVVPAVSVRTERAVRILPLSGEHSFRLRVDLASEAPGGIGGTLRLELPAGWTAQPASLPVSFAAPGEVKEAEFTVRAPAALRAGDYPMSAVFQAADGRRFTRAVQMVDYPHVRARPLYSDASTRVRAFDVRVPAGLRVGYIEGAGEEGPGVLAQLGIRPTLLDDDALGSGDLNRFDVIVAGSRAYEVRPDLARHNARLLDWVRRGGTLVVQYNKYELVEGNFAPYPLTMARPHGRVTDENAPVRLLDPSHPLFTTPNRITDADFAGWEQERGLYFAETWDPRFTPLLETGDPGEEPLRGGLLAAKVGQGTYVYTGLAFFRQLPEGVPGAWRLFANLLALGKTGQATAGNAP from the coding sequence GACCTGCGCCAGGGCGAGCTGCGCCGTCCGGTGATGGTCGTCCCCGCCGTCTCGGTGCGGACGGAGCGCGCGGTGCGCATCCTCCCGCTCTCCGGCGAGCACAGCTTCCGGCTGCGCGTGGACCTGGCTAGCGAGGCGCCCGGCGGCATCGGCGGGACGCTGCGGCTGGAGCTGCCGGCGGGATGGACCGCCCAGCCCGCCTCGCTCCCGGTGTCCTTTGCCGCCCCCGGCGAGGTGAAGGAGGCCGAGTTCACCGTCCGCGCCCCCGCCGCTCTCCGCGCCGGCGACTACCCGATGTCCGCCGTCTTCCAGGCCGCGGATGGGCGCCGCTTCACCCGCGCGGTGCAGATGGTGGACTATCCTCACGTCCGCGCGCGGCCGCTGTACTCGGACGCGTCCACGCGGGTGCGCGCGTTCGACGTGCGCGTCCCCGCGGGGCTGCGGGTGGGCTACATCGAGGGCGCGGGTGAGGAAGGCCCCGGCGTCCTCGCGCAGCTCGGCATTCGCCCCACCCTGCTCGACGACGATGCGCTCGGAAGCGGCGATCTGAACCGGTTCGACGTGATCGTGGCCGGGAGCCGAGCGTACGAGGTGCGTCCCGATCTCGCCCGCCACAACGCCCGCCTGCTGGACTGGGTGCGGCGTGGGGGGACGTTGGTTGTGCAATACAACAAATACGAGCTGGTCGAAGGCAACTTCGCCCCGTATCCGCTCACCATGGCCCGTCCGCACGGCCGCGTGACCGACGAGAACGCGCCGGTTCGCCTGCTGGACCCGTCGCACCCGCTGTTCACCACGCCCAACCGCATCACCGACGCGGACTTCGCGGGGTGGGAGCAGGAGCGCGGCCTCTACTTCGCGGAGACGTGGGACCCGCGCTTCACCCCGCTTCTGGAGACGGGCGACCCGGGCGAGGAGCCGCTGCGGGGCGGGCTGCTGGCGGCCAAGGTCGGCCAGGGGACGTACGTCTACACCGGCCTGGCTTTCTTCCGGCAGCTTCCAGAGGGGGTGCCGGGCGCGTGGCGTTTGTTCGCGAACCTGCTGGCGCTGGGGAAGACGGGTCAGGCGACAGCCGGCAACGCCCCATGA
- a CDS encoding extracellular solute-binding protein yields the protein MIRRTAAFAALLLASCGDGRETLTVYSPHGRDMLQAFEKRYEALHPEVDVQTVDMGSQEVLDRLRSERANPQADVWWGAPAGTFEDAARDSLLARFTPTWAAGLPADAKDPRGYWYGTYVTPEVIAYNSAIVSAADAPKDWDEVLDPKWKGKVLIRDPMASGTMRTIFGMIIDRSVRATGDTAQGFQWLRRLDAHTKDYVLNPTLLYQKLARQEGLITLWDMPDIDALQGKYPIAYVFPRSGTPLLVDAVAVVRGAPNAKRAQEFAEFVGGTPAVLAAARDFARLPARTDIPADSLPERLRQARAQIKPESMDWARLQQRSPEWMRHWDEHVRGKGR from the coding sequence ATGATCCGACGCACCGCCGCGTTCGCCGCCCTCCTCCTCGCCTCGTGCGGGGACGGGCGCGAGACGCTGACCGTGTATTCGCCGCACGGGCGCGACATGCTGCAGGCGTTCGAGAAGCGCTACGAGGCGCTGCACCCCGAAGTCGACGTGCAGACGGTGGACATGGGCTCGCAGGAGGTGCTGGACCGTCTTCGCAGCGAGCGCGCGAACCCGCAGGCGGACGTGTGGTGGGGCGCGCCCGCGGGCACCTTCGAGGACGCCGCGCGCGACTCGCTCCTGGCGCGCTTCACCCCCACCTGGGCCGCCGGCCTCCCCGCCGACGCAAAAGATCCAAGGGGCTACTGGTACGGCACTTACGTCACGCCCGAGGTGATCGCGTACAACTCCGCCATCGTCTCCGCCGCGGATGCGCCCAAGGACTGGGACGAGGTGCTGGACCCCAAGTGGAAGGGCAAGGTGCTGATCCGCGATCCGATGGCGAGCGGCACCATGCGCACCATCTTCGGGATGATCATCGACCGCAGCGTACGCGCCACTGGTGACACGGCGCAGGGCTTCCAGTGGCTCCGCCGGCTCGATGCGCACACCAAGGACTACGTCCTGAACCCCACGCTCCTGTACCAGAAGCTGGCGCGCCAGGAGGGTCTGATCACGCTGTGGGACATGCCGGACATCGACGCGCTGCAGGGCAAGTACCCCATCGCCTACGTCTTCCCGCGTAGCGGCACGCCGCTGCTGGTGGACGCGGTGGCGGTGGTGCGTGGCGCGCCGAACGCGAAGCGGGCGCAGGAGTTCGCCGAGTTCGTGGGCGGCACCCCCGCGGTGCTGGCCGCCGCGCGCGACTTCGCCCGCCTCCCCGCCCGCACCGACATCCCGGCCGATTCGCTCCCCGAGCGCCTGCGCCAGGCCCGCGCCCAGATCAAGCCCGAGTCGATGGACTGGGCCCGCCTCCAGCAGCGCTCGCCGGAGTGGATGCGGCACTGGGACGAGCACGTGCGGGGGAAGGGGCGGTAG
- a CDS encoding ABC transporter ATP-binding protein — translation MLRLDSLSRRFGDTTAVDDVSLEVAAGEFLTLLGPSGCGKTTTLRMVAGFEHPTSGQVWVNGRDVTGLPPQRRDVGMVFQNYALFPHMDVGENVAFGLRARGGRDVDARVARALERVELAGYERRKVQELSGGQQQRVALARALAPEPPLLLLDEPLSNLDAALRERTRTEIRALLKELRMTAVFVTHDQEEAFALSDRIAVLNGGRLQQLGTPEELYARPANPFVASFLGRANFFPAIVESEEGGMLLCRLETGQRWRAVRADGAGQASAVRLMVRPEAMSVAGAPEGDALDGHVLDRRFAGSATFYRVGFADGSEALVQGGPGDASPGQPVRLTLAPGAAAVAYPA, via the coding sequence ATGCTCCGCCTCGACTCCCTATCCCGCCGCTTCGGCGACACCACCGCGGTGGACGACGTGTCGCTGGAGGTGGCGGCGGGGGAGTTCCTCACGCTCCTCGGGCCCAGCGGGTGCGGCAAGACGACGACGCTGCGCATGGTCGCCGGCTTCGAGCACCCCACGTCGGGGCAGGTGTGGGTGAACGGGCGCGACGTCACCGGCCTGCCGCCGCAGCGCAGGGACGTGGGGATGGTCTTCCAGAACTACGCGCTATTTCCGCACATGGACGTGGGGGAGAACGTGGCGTTCGGGCTGCGCGCGCGCGGCGGGCGCGACGTGGACGCGCGGGTGGCGAGGGCGCTGGAGCGGGTGGAGCTGGCGGGATACGAGCGGCGCAAGGTGCAGGAGCTCTCCGGCGGCCAGCAGCAGCGCGTAGCCCTGGCGCGCGCGCTGGCGCCCGAGCCGCCCCTCCTCCTCCTCGACGAGCCGCTCTCCAACCTCGACGCCGCCCTGCGCGAGCGCACCCGTACCGAGATCCGCGCGCTCCTCAAGGAGCTGAGGATGACCGCGGTGTTCGTGACGCACGACCAGGAGGAGGCGTTCGCCCTCTCCGACCGCATCGCCGTGCTGAACGGCGGCAGGCTGCAGCAGCTCGGCACGCCCGAGGAGCTGTACGCGCGCCCCGCCAACCCCTTCGTCGCGTCGTTCCTGGGGCGCGCCAACTTCTTCCCCGCCATCGTGGAGTCGGAGGAGGGCGGGATGCTGCTCTGCCGGCTGGAGACGGGGCAGCGGTGGCGGGCCGTGCGCGCGGACGGGGCGGGGCAGGCGTCTGCGGTGCGGCTGATGGTGCGGCCGGAGGCGATGAGCGTCGCGGGCGCGCCGGAGGGCGATGCGCTCGACGGGCACGTCCTGGACAGGCGATTCGCCGGCTCGGCCACCTTTTACCGCGTCGGGTTCGCGGATGGGAGCGAGGCGCTGGTGCAGGGCGGCCCTGGGGACGCTTCGCCGGGCCAGCCCGTGCGGCTGACGCTCGCCCCGGGCGCCGCAGCCGTGGCGTACCCCGCATGA
- a CDS encoding GNAT family N-acetyltransferase codes for MSIRIEPLRADDEAALRDAAELLFDGFREDWPNAWPDLESALEEASECTRGDRSAWIARDEDGHVVGWIGAIRMYDGKVWELHPMVVRSDLRGRGIGRALVHELARQARAEGALTLFLGTDDENDRTTLGGADLYPGVLDKLRELRDLRGHPFTFYQRMGFEVAGVIPDANGPGKPDILMAKSLRDPS; via the coding sequence ATGAGCATTCGCATCGAGCCGCTGCGCGCGGACGACGAGGCGGCGCTTCGCGACGCGGCGGAGCTGCTGTTTGACGGCTTCCGCGAGGACTGGCCGAATGCCTGGCCGGACCTGGAATCCGCGCTGGAGGAGGCGAGCGAGTGCACGCGCGGCGACCGCAGCGCCTGGATCGCGCGCGATGAAGACGGCCACGTGGTGGGGTGGATCGGCGCGATCCGCATGTACGACGGAAAGGTCTGGGAGCTGCACCCGATGGTGGTGCGGAGCGACCTGCGCGGACGCGGGATCGGACGCGCGCTGGTCCACGAGCTCGCGCGGCAGGCACGCGCGGAAGGCGCCCTCACGCTCTTCCTGGGCACGGACGACGAGAACGACCGCACCACGCTTGGCGGCGCCGACCTCTACCCGGGCGTGCTGGACAAGCTTCGCGAGCTCCGCGACCTGCGCGGCCACCCGTTCACCTTTTACCAGCGCATGGGCTTCGAAGTCGCCGGCGTGATCCCCGACGCGAACGGGCCCGGCAAGCCGGACATCCTTATGGCGAAGAGCCTCCGGGACCCCTCGTGA
- a CDS encoding iron ABC transporter permease, with translation MSTQVPAPLPVERGRTRARAPGGWMLAAPVIVILVWLVLYPNVWVLGDSFLDGGRVTTEHYRRFFGSGSELQALWASVWISLASVVLSGAIGVPLAFLFARRDFPGRKVLGALAALPVLLPPLVGTISFLFLYGESGLLTRGVQAALGMAAPPWRLSGPVAVLLVHAYTMYVYFYLFTAAGLARLDGGYAEAAAALGAGRWTTMRRVTLPMLAPAIGGAALLVFMTSMGSFSAPYVFGGGFRVLTTQLYASKLNGEAGLVAVEAVVLAAASLLFLVMLQRWEAAREYTGASKGLGAAPAARGRGGWGITLLGSALVGFLLLPHATVLLVSFVPEGTWTIETLPPVYSPAAYGALFTDPQRLRPVLNSLAMATAATFANVVFAMAAGYYLARSRARSRWLVSALVTLPWALPGTVLAVALASTFSVHRPLTGQFVLVGTFAILPLAYFVRNIPLVTRAALGSFRQLDPALEEAAASLGASRATALRRVVLPRVLPGIAAGALLAFVTALGEFVASILLYTHRTRPIAVEMLSQLRAFDFGGAAAYGVLLIALVAIVFALGYRGVAEEPGG, from the coding sequence GTGAGTACCCAGGTCCCCGCCCCGCTCCCTGTCGAGCGTGGAAGGACACGCGCGCGCGCCCCCGGCGGATGGATGCTGGCGGCGCCGGTCATCGTCATCCTCGTCTGGCTGGTGCTGTACCCGAACGTGTGGGTGCTGGGCGACAGCTTCCTGGACGGCGGGCGGGTCACGACGGAGCACTACAGGCGGTTCTTTGGAAGCGGATCGGAGCTGCAAGCGCTGTGGGCCAGCGTGTGGATCTCGCTCGCCAGCGTCGTCCTCTCGGGAGCGATCGGGGTACCGCTCGCATTCCTCTTTGCGCGGCGTGACTTCCCGGGGCGAAAGGTGCTGGGCGCGCTGGCGGCGCTCCCGGTGCTGCTGCCGCCGCTGGTGGGAACCATCTCCTTCCTCTTCCTGTACGGCGAGAGCGGGCTGCTGACGCGCGGCGTGCAGGCGGCGCTGGGCATGGCGGCACCCCCGTGGCGCCTGAGCGGCCCAGTGGCGGTGCTCCTGGTGCACGCGTACACCATGTACGTGTACTTCTATCTCTTTACCGCGGCGGGGCTTGCGCGGCTCGATGGCGGTTACGCGGAGGCCGCCGCGGCGCTGGGGGCGGGGCGGTGGACGACGATGCGGCGCGTGACCCTCCCCATGCTGGCGCCGGCGATCGGCGGGGCGGCGCTGCTGGTGTTCATGACGTCGATGGGATCGTTCAGCGCGCCGTACGTCTTCGGCGGGGGCTTCCGCGTGCTCACCACGCAGCTCTACGCCAGCAAGCTAAACGGCGAGGCGGGGCTGGTGGCGGTGGAGGCGGTGGTGCTGGCCGCGGCGTCGCTCCTCTTCCTGGTGATGCTGCAGCGGTGGGAGGCGGCGCGCGAGTACACCGGCGCGTCCAAGGGCTTGGGCGCCGCGCCGGCCGCGCGCGGGCGCGGCGGATGGGGGATCACGCTGCTCGGTTCGGCGCTGGTCGGATTCCTCCTCCTCCCGCACGCCACCGTGCTCCTCGTCTCCTTCGTACCCGAGGGAACGTGGACGATCGAGACGCTCCCGCCCGTCTACTCGCCCGCCGCGTACGGCGCGCTCTTCACCGATCCGCAGCGCCTCCGCCCCGTCCTAAACTCCCTGGCGATGGCGACGGCGGCCACCTTCGCCAACGTGGTGTTCGCGATGGCCGCCGGCTACTACCTGGCCCGTTCGCGCGCCCGCAGCCGCTGGCTCGTTTCGGCGCTGGTGACGCTGCCCTGGGCGCTCCCGGGGACGGTGCTGGCGGTGGCGCTGGCCTCCACCTTCAGCGTGCACCGCCCGCTCACCGGCCAGTTCGTGCTCGTGGGGACGTTCGCCATACTGCCGCTCGCCTACTTCGTCCGCAACATCCCGCTGGTGACGCGCGCGGCGCTCGGCTCCTTTCGCCAGCTCGATCCCGCGCTCGAAGAAGCCGCCGCATCGCTCGGCGCATCGCGCGCCACCGCCCTACGCCGCGTCGTGCTGCCGCGCGTCCTTCCTGGGATTGCGGCCGGCGCACTGCTCGCCTTCGTCACCGCGCTGGGCGAGTTCGTGGCATCCATCCTCCTCTACACCCACCGCACGCGCCCCATCGCGGTCGAGATGCTCTCGCAGCTCCGCGCCTTCGACTTCGGCGGCGCCGCGGCGTACGGCGTCCTCCTCATCGCGCTCGTGGCGATCGTATTCGCGCTCGGCTACCGCGGCGTGGCTGAAGAGCCGGGCGGGTGA